The Streptomyces sp. NBC_00286 nucleotide sequence TCCCAATCCGGCTTGTTGAAGTACCGGGCGTAGCCGACCACTTCTCCCTCCCGTCGCCCACCACCACCCTCAATCGAAGGCGCTTCGCGCCCCCCAATTCGCTCGGCGAGCACGCACTGCAGCGGCGACGAGCCCTTCCGGTCGGCCGGCGGGTCGAGCAGCGGCAGCCCTTCCCAGCCGGGCAGCCGCGCCAGCATGCCGGGCCGGGTGGGCACTTGGCGTGCGTAGACGGCCTCGCACGCATCGCGTACGGCATCCGCAGCAGGTTCGGCGAGGCGGAGTCGTACGTCGTCGGTGCCGGGCGGCACCGTCAGCCGTACCCGGGATGTGTCGATCTCCGCGCGCATCTGCTGGGTCGCCGCGCCGTAGCCGAAGCGGCCGTATATCACCGGCTCGGAGGCGGTCAGTACGGCCAGCGGCTCGCCCCAGGAGCGGATGTCGTCCAGCTGCCTGCGCTTCATGGACGTCAGCAGCCCGCGGCGGCGGTGCGTCGCGGCGACGCTCACCATCGTGATGCCTGCCGCCTTCACCAGGGCGCCGCCGGGAACGGTCATACGGAAGCTGAACGCACCCGCCGTACCCACGCACTCGTCGCCGTCCCAGGCCCCGATGAAGCGGTCGAACTCCGTGAGGCCGTTCCACAGG carries:
- a CDS encoding GNAT family N-acetyltransferase, with the translated sequence MSTDLRVLRPEEWDKWYGKLVLAFGGVEEPPEERALWNGLTEFDRFIGAWDGDECVGTAGAFSFRMTVPGGALVKAAGITMVSVAATHRRRGLLTSMKRRQLDDIRSWGEPLAVLTASEPVIYGRFGYGAATQQMRAEIDTSRVRLTVPPGTDDVRLRLAEPAADAVRDACEAVYARQVPTRPGMLARLPGWEGLPLLDPPADRKGSSPLQCVLAERIGGREAPSIEGGGGRREGEVVGYARYFNKPDWDTAGPKGTIELRDLEALDPAAYVALWRFLFDIDLTSTVKTYNRPVDDALLHLVSDVRRCALNLRDSLYVRLVDVGAALEARTYQAPVDVVFEVEDAFCPWNEGRWRLSGDAKGASCERTTDSADLALSVRELGSAYLGGVSLASLAAAGRVRELRQGALAEASLGFSAAVAPWLPHGF